One Urocitellus parryii isolate mUroPar1 chromosome 14, mUroPar1.hap1, whole genome shotgun sequence DNA segment encodes these proteins:
- the Tdrp gene encoding testis development-related protein, with translation MKVQGASFRGWKEVTSLFNKDDEQHLLERCKSPKSKGSNLRLKEESKTEKKAGFWDNLVLKQNMQSRKPDEIEGWEPPQFAVEDAAAGMGDSVHSQQLWTGWAGEDKGSTRYSSLTSSASSARWSLRSAGRLVSLRRQSKGHLADTQEEVE, from the exons GTTCAGGGAGCAAGTTTCCGAGGTTGGAAAGAAGTGACTTCTCTGTTTAATAAGGACGATGAACAACATCTGCTTGAAAGATGTAAATCTCCAAAGTCTAAAGG ATCTAACTTACGTTTAAAGGAAGAATCgaagacagagaagaaagctGGATTCTGGGACAATTTGGTTTTAAAGCAGAATATGCAGTCTAGAAAACCAGATGAGATTGAAGGCTGGGAACCTCCACAGTTTGCTGTGGAGGATGCAGCAGCTGGCATGGGGGACTCCGTGCACAGCCAGCAGCTCTGGACGGGCTGGGCGGGTGAGGACAAGGGCTCCACCAGGTACAGCAGCCTGACCAGCTCAGCCAGTAGTGCCAGGTGGAGCCTCCGGTCAGCGGGGAGGTTGGTCAGCCTCAGACGGCAGAGCAAGGGTCACCTGGCAGATACCCAGGAGGAGGTGGAGTGA